ATGGCAAAGATAAAAAAAGGAAATTGAGTAAAAAATTGATTGTCCGTACCAGCAAAAAAACTGGGTGCGTGCCAGCTTTTAATTAGATTAGGTACGAAATTTTCTGGGTGTAAAAATAATAAAATCAAATTACTAAAAAGCGATAATAATAAAAGACCCACCATTGTGAAGCTACTGATTTTTAAAAAAGAAATAATATGGTGGAAACCACGATTGATGAAATAAGTTAAACAAAAGACGGCTACAATTGCTAAAAGGGCTAGCCAAACTTGAGTTGGTAGGGATAACCAGGTCATTTTATTCGTTATATCCTTACCAAATAATAAAATAGAAGCAGGAATTATCAGTTTCATAAAAAGGCTGACCATCCAAGTGAAATAACTACAATACCATAAAAAGGCAGTAATAAAGGCGATTTTTGGTGAAAGAGAATCTTTCAGCCAATCATAAATAGTTCCTTTTTGGTGGGCGTATTTTCTACTGTATTGCGCTACAATAAGAGCATAGGGAATAAAATAGCCAAGAGCACTAATAATAAACCATGCTAGCGATTTTGTTCCCATCATAAAAAAAGCAGTCGCCATGCTGGAAAAAGAATAAACGGTAGTGATAATAATTAACATTAAAGTGGCGATAGACATATTTTTTTGCATCAAGTAATTGCCTCCTGTTAAGATTACGGTATTATATTAGTGAGTTTTGTAACAAACTACAAGATAGTTGTTGAAATATAGGGAATTGGAGTAGCAAATGAAGAATATAGAAAATTGGTTATACGAAAGAAGAAGGGGGTGGGCCTGCGATTTTGTTGGCATTGCGGTCAATTGTGCCCCGGATGATGTTCCCCAAATTATTCGTTGGCGCTATGTTAGCGGAAATCAAAGCGACGCCTATCAAAAAATTCGATTAAAAGTGGGACGCGGTATCGCGGGTATGGTTTGGAAGACAGGGCGTCCGCAAGCAGATGAAGCTATTTTTAGTCAACCGGATAAATTGTTAGAATACCCAATTGCCCGGGTGGAATCTCTAGATAGTATGCTGGCAGTGCCGATAACAGTAGAAAATAAAGTAATCGGGATTTTGGCGATTGGTTTTCGCCATACCCATTCTTTTACGGAGGAAGAATTGACAAACGTAAGTACAGCAGCTGAAAAATTGGCCCCAACTTTAAAGGGGTTGGTTATATGATTTCTTTTGATGAGACATTGTTTGCGGAGTTATCAGAAGCAATTTGGCTCTTAGTAGAGGGGGATTGTCATCGTACCTCAGCAGCAAAAAAACTGGAAAAAAATTATCATATTAATCTGGCTAAAATTATTGAGCTAGCCAAAGGAGAGGGATGTTACTTACACCCAACAAAAGCTGCCTGTGAAAATTGTCTTGTGACCGGTGAAATTAAATCGAGTGGCTTTCCACTAATTTTAATGGATCAAGATAATAATCCTCATGAATTTTTAGGAAAAGTGACAAGTAAGGATAAAGCAACTCTAGTTCAAATTACGTTACAAAAGACGTCAAATAATGTTAACTCGCTTTTTGGCTATTTAAACGATGCAAGAGAAAGTGAACGTAAAAAAATTGCGCAAGATTTACATGATGGAATTGCCCAAAGTATTTATAGTTTAATGCTGGAAACTAGAGGAATAAAATGGGTACCAGACGAAAAACAACAGGAAAAGTTAAAAGCAATTGATCGCCATTTTGCTGAAGTTTTAGAAGAAGTACGTGATTTAGCTGGAGAACTACGACCGATGTCTTTAGATGAATTTGGACTAGTACCTGCTTTGGAACAATTCGTAAACCGAACAGAGGAGATGACCGGTTTTGAAATTGATTTGACTGTTACAGGTGTTCAAGCATCTTTGCCAGAGATTATCCGGACGACAGTATACCGCGTGGTGCAAGAAGCAATAGCCAATGCCATGAAGTACGCTGGTGTGAATCAAGTTCAATTACATTTGGATTTTGCCCGTTTTTTAACAATTGAGATAGTTGACGATGGGTATGGTTTTGATCCCTTACAAAAAAAACAAGGTTTTGGTTTAATGAATATGCAAGAGCGAATTCATGCTTTAGCGGGTACATTTCATTTGCTAACTGAGCCAAATCACGGCACAAAAATAAAAATTACGGTACCATTAGAAAAAAATGTCACCGTAAACGATTAGAGGAGGCGCGCCATGAAAATTTTAATTGCTGATGATCACGCCTTAGTTCGTAATGCGTTGGCTTTTATGATTAATGCGCAAGCGGACATGGAAGTGATTGGCGATGCCGCTGACGGCAATGAAGTCTTCATGAAAATTGAAAATCTGCCGGTAGATATCGTTTTGTTAGATATCAGTATGCCACCAGGAGAAAATGGGCTAATTACGACAAAGCGCGTCAAAGAAGCACATCCTAATGTAAAAGTTATTCTTTTGACAATGCACGATGAAGAGTCGTATGTACGTGGCGCGTTAGAAGCTAAGGCTGATGGTTTTATTTTAAAAAGTGCCACAGATGAAGATTTACTAACAGGAATTCGCAATGTATATACTGGTACGCGGTATTATGCAGGCTATGATGAAGAAATTTTAACGGAAATTGCCCATGGACAAGAAGATCGTTTGTACGCTAGTTTATCTAAACGAGAAAAAGAAATTCTCCCTTTGATTGCACTGGGTTACAATAATAAAGAAATTGCTGAAAGACTTTTTATTTCAGTGAAAACAGTCGAAGTGCATAAAGCTAACATTCGAAAAAAATTACATTTGGATAGCTACGCCAGTCTGTTGCAATATAGTTTGAAGCATCATTTAATTGATTTTTAGTTTGTTTGTAAAGAAAAGAGGACAAGAATATGACAGTAAAAAAAGGAGTCATTTTTGTTTTGCATGGTCGTAAAGATCGCGTTGTACAAACAAATATTACGGCTGTACAGCAAGCGGCAAGTAAATTAACTGTTCCTTTTGACATTGGCTTTTTAGAAGGGAAAAAGCAAACGTTAGAAGACAGCATTGTACAACTTGCGTCAAAAGGCTGCAAAGAATTTATCTTTTTGCCTGTCTTGTTATTTGCGGCAACCCATGTGAAAATTGAATTGCCGCTGCGAGCTGGGAAAGTTTTGCCACAAGATGCTGTTGCAACGTACTTGGAACCCCTTGGCACAACGCATGCTGTTTTGCGGTTTTTAGCGGAGCAGTTAAAAGGACAGCCCAAACTTTTACCACAAGCAGTTTTATTAATTGCGCATGGAACGCCACATTTCGACGAACCTTTTAGCCAGTTAGAAGAAATTGCTCAGAAGTTAACGTTAATTTCTGGCCGAAAAGTTTATCCGGCAAACTATCATGGCAAACATCTTTACACGGAAATTCTACAGCAATTGCCAGAGCCTTTAATTATACAACGTCTTTTTCTTACAGATGGATTTCTACCGACAAAAATCAAGCAAGATATTCTTGCAAAACGTAAAGTTAAAGATACGATTTTACCAACGTTAGCAGATAGTGTCGCAGTTGTTAAGGCAATTTTAGAAAGGTTGGCAGATAGCAATGTTACCCGTCATGCTTGATGTGGCTACTATGAAAATCTTGGTGGTAGGAGCAGGAACAATTGCCACAAGAAAAATTCAAAAACTGGTTGTGGCAGGAAATATACCGACCGTTATTGCACCAGTAGCAAGTGAATATGTGCAAAAGGCTGCAGCAGCGGAGAAAATTATATGGCACA
The genomic region above belongs to Enterococcus saigonensis and contains:
- a CDS encoding sensor histidine kinase; translation: MISFDETLFAELSEAIWLLVEGDCHRTSAAKKLEKNYHINLAKIIELAKGEGCYLHPTKAACENCLVTGEIKSSGFPLILMDQDNNPHEFLGKVTSKDKATLVQITLQKTSNNVNSLFGYLNDARESERKKIAQDLHDGIAQSIYSLMLETRGIKWVPDEKQQEKLKAIDRHFAEVLEEVRDLAGELRPMSLDEFGLVPALEQFVNRTEEMTGFEIDLTVTGVQASLPEIIRTTVYRVVQEAIANAMKYAGVNQVQLHLDFARFLTIEIVDDGYGFDPLQKKQGFGLMNMQERIHALAGTFHLLTEPNHGTKIKITVPLEKNVTVND
- a CDS encoding GAF domain-containing protein, producing the protein MKNIENWLYERRRGWACDFVGIAVNCAPDDVPQIIRWRYVSGNQSDAYQKIRLKVGRGIAGMVWKTGRPQADEAIFSQPDKLLEYPIARVESLDSMLAVPITVENKVIGILAIGFRHTHSFTEEELTNVSTAAEKLAPTLKGLVI
- a CDS encoding response regulator transcription factor, with translation MKILIADDHALVRNALAFMINAQADMEVIGDAADGNEVFMKIENLPVDIVLLDISMPPGENGLITTKRVKEAHPNVKVILLTMHDEESYVRGALEAKADGFILKSATDEDLLTGIRNVYTGTRYYAGYDEEILTEIAHGQEDRLYASLSKREKEILPLIALGYNNKEIAERLFISVKTVEVHKANIRKKLHLDSYASLLQYSLKHHLIDF
- a CDS encoding sirohydrochlorin chelatase translates to MTVKKGVIFVLHGRKDRVVQTNITAVQQAASKLTVPFDIGFLEGKKQTLEDSIVQLASKGCKEFIFLPVLLFAATHVKIELPLRAGKVLPQDAVATYLEPLGTTHAVLRFLAEQLKGQPKLLPQAVLLIAHGTPHFDEPFSQLEEIAQKLTLISGRKVYPANYHGKHLYTEILQQLPEPLIIQRLFLTDGFLPTKIKQDILAKRKVKDTILPTLADSVAVVKAILERLADSNVTRHA